Proteins from a single region of Chryseobacterium sp. T16E-39:
- a CDS encoding carbon-nitrogen hydrolase family protein, producing the protein MQVDTRTLSVQDYDGLVETMRRAYPQMSEYVWSKKSIEKLTKIFPKGQICITVDGKLAAVALSIIVNYDEFGDDHTYSDITGNYTFNTHSSTGNVLYGIEVFVDPEYRELRLGRRLYDARKELCEQLNLKSIVLGGRIPNYHKYSDELSTREYIRRVRDKEIYDPVLSFQLSNNFLPIKVLKKYLPEDESSKENAVLLQWNNIYYSKNPNTMQDSIIRLGLVQWQMRHFKNIDAFYEQVEFFVNVMGDYKSDFVLFPELFNTPLLAPFNKLSERDSMIELAKLTEQIKVRISELAISYNVNIISGSMPVFDSDNNDLYNVSYLMHRDGRIDEYRKIHITPNERKYYGMKGGNEIKVFDTDCGKIGLVICYDVEFPELPRILADQGMKILFVPYLTDTQNAYMRVRHCAAARAIENECYVAIAGCVGNLPGVNNMDIQFGQAAVFTPSDFAFPSNAIKGEATPNTEMTLIVDVDLNLLKDLHYNGSVQILKDRRNDLYETYLK; encoded by the coding sequence ATGCAAGTAGATACAAGGACTTTAAGCGTTCAGGATTATGATGGATTAGTTGAAACCATGAGGCGTGCTTATCCGCAAATGTCAGAATATGTCTGGTCTAAAAAAAGCATCGAAAAATTAACGAAGATATTTCCTAAAGGCCAGATCTGTATTACTGTAGATGGTAAACTGGCAGCTGTAGCTTTATCCATAATTGTTAATTATGATGAATTTGGAGATGATCATACCTACAGTGATATTACGGGAAATTATACTTTTAATACCCATTCTTCCACAGGAAATGTTCTTTATGGTATTGAGGTTTTTGTAGATCCTGAATATAGGGAGTTACGGCTGGGAAGAAGATTATACGATGCAAGAAAAGAATTGTGCGAGCAATTGAATCTGAAATCCATTGTTCTTGGTGGTCGGATTCCCAATTATCACAAATATAGCGATGAATTATCAACAAGAGAATATATTAGAAGGGTAAGGGATAAAGAAATTTATGACCCTGTTTTGTCTTTTCAGCTATCCAATAATTTCTTACCCATTAAAGTTCTTAAGAAATACCTTCCGGAAGACGAATCTTCAAAGGAAAATGCGGTTCTTCTGCAATGGAATAATATCTATTACAGCAAAAATCCCAATACAATGCAGGACAGTATCATTCGACTGGGTCTTGTCCAATGGCAAATGAGACATTTCAAGAATATTGATGCTTTTTACGAGCAGGTTGAGTTCTTTGTGAATGTAATGGGTGATTATAAATCAGATTTTGTTCTTTTTCCGGAACTCTTCAATACTCCTTTATTAGCTCCATTTAATAAGCTGTCAGAAAGAGATAGTATGATTGAATTGGCTAAGCTTACCGAGCAGATCAAGGTAAGAATTTCAGAACTGGCAATCAGTTACAATGTTAATATTATTTCCGGAAGTATGCCTGTTTTTGATTCAGATAATAATGATCTTTATAATGTGAGCTATCTGATGCACCGTGATGGACGGATTGATGAATACCGTAAAATACACATCACACCCAATGAAAGAAAGTATTATGGAATGAAGGGTGGTAATGAGATTAAGGTATTTGACACAGACTGTGGAAAAATTGGACTTGTAATTTGTTATGATGTGGAATTTCCGGAGCTGCCCCGAATCCTGGCAGATCAGGGGATGAAAATTTTGTTTGTTCCCTATCTGACAGATACACAGAATGCCTATATGAGAGTGCGCCACTGTGCGGCAGCAAGGGCCATTGAAAATGAATGTTATGTTGCAATAGCAGGATGTGTAGGGAATTTACCCGGAGTAAATAATATGGATATCCAGTTCGGTCAGGCGGCTGTATTTACCCCTTCGGATTTTGCCTTTCCATCAAATGCCATAAAGGGAGAAGCTACTCCAAATACAGAAATGACTCTTATTGTAGACGTAGATTTAAATCTTTTAAAAGATCTCCATTATAACGGTTCCGTGCAGATCCTCAAAGACCGACGAAATGATCTTTATGAGACGTACTTAAAATAA
- a CDS encoding class I SAM-dependent methyltransferase, whose amino-acid sequence MKKEIYGTRGYVEALEKFTKATLSIDFFELHQDFIQFIPKKPGSILDIGAGIGRDAAVFSEMGHSVTAVEPLQEFRTLGKELFPDSTIEWLDDSLPELTTLKNSDILFDFVLASGIWHHLAPEEQYLSISKIASLTAPNGIFALTLRNGPAGVGSHIYDTNGEKTIRHAEQLGFKTLMFLENQPSLIKGKENVMWSKLVFQKQPS is encoded by the coding sequence GTGAAAAAGGAAATTTACGGAACCCGAGGCTATGTTGAAGCTCTGGAAAAATTTACGAAAGCCACTCTTTCGATCGATTTTTTTGAGCTCCATCAGGATTTTATTCAATTTATTCCTAAAAAACCAGGTTCTATTCTTGATATTGGTGCCGGAATAGGAAGAGATGCTGCTGTATTTTCTGAAATGGGACATTCTGTGACGGCAGTAGAGCCTCTACAAGAGTTCCGAACACTAGGAAAAGAACTGTTCCCGGATTCTACTATTGAATGGCTCGACGATTCTTTACCAGAGCTTACAACATTAAAAAATTCTGATATCTTATTTGATTTTGTATTAGCATCAGGAATCTGGCATCATCTTGCCCCTGAAGAGCAATATCTTTCTATATCCAAAATTGCCAGTCTTACAGCTCCCAATGGTATTTTTGCGCTAACTCTCCGAAATGGACCAGCAGGTGTGGGAAGTCATATTTATGATACCAATGGAGAAAAAACAATAAGACATGCCGAACAATTGGGATTCAAGACCCTTATGTTCCTTGAAAACCAGCCTAGTCTGATAAAAGGTAAAGAAAATGTAATGTGGTCAAAATTGGTATTCCAAAAACAGCCTTCATAA
- a CDS encoding bacteriocin-like protein produces the protein MKNLPIKKLSREELRTVSGAGIIIVGCSNQCCPTDGRPRCPRLICPAVVCPQLA, from the coding sequence ATGAAAAATTTACCTATCAAAAAACTATCTAGAGAAGAATTGAGAACAGTTTCAGGAGCTGGAATTATCATTGTAGGATGCTCAAATCAATGTTGCCCTACTGACGGAAGACCAAGATGTCCAAGATTGATCTGCCCTGCTGTGGTTTGTCCACAGTTAGCATAA
- a CDS encoding ABC1 kinase family protein translates to MFDKQQRKLKRSARLISVLSKYGFKDMLARMNGGNKQEEDSGNSDEIISKGTVYERIRLVLEELGPTFVKLGQTFSNREDLLPPELIQELQKLQDKVDTVEMNVTEILENEFNISTKDHFQEIQVQPLATASIAQVYKATLLDGTEVILKIKKADVQTVIEDDLLLIKDLEKIVSSYSEIGEKLNLKQAISTFEKSLLEEVSLINEKDNILQFARNFKNSKETYVPKVYEEFSNNNVLCMEFIDGIKVIDKAQLLAHNIDPVKISEVGLRLFVSQILDYGFFHADPHAGNILVKKDGKVVFIDFGAVGQIQPNDKEILENLIVSFVAKNSHKIVRYLKKMAISYEIPDERRFENDVNDILNFVHSSSLQEINVQVMINKMKDILKDNRLHMPDYFYLLFKGISLIEGVGRTINPDLDIVKSLSPYTKKIFAKKISPKNILKTGMDKMMNFTDNVDEIPKELRSVLQKLDENKFTISSEIKNIDKTNQIIKSSAINMILALILGANMIATAIVFVSEAPPRIGEMSLIAVLGFIFSVILVVIILLRITRK, encoded by the coding sequence ATGTTTGATAAACAACAACGAAAACTGAAAAGATCCGCCAGACTGATCTCCGTATTAAGTAAATATGGATTTAAAGATATGCTGGCAAGAATGAATGGAGGGAATAAGCAAGAAGAGGATTCTGGAAATTCCGATGAAATTATATCAAAAGGGACAGTTTATGAAAGGATCAGATTGGTTTTGGAAGAATTGGGCCCCACATTTGTAAAATTAGGTCAGACATTCAGCAACAGAGAAGATTTACTTCCACCAGAACTAATTCAGGAATTACAGAAGCTACAGGATAAAGTGGATACAGTCGAGATGAACGTCACTGAAATTCTGGAAAATGAATTTAATATTTCCACTAAAGATCATTTTCAGGAAATTCAGGTACAGCCTTTAGCCACTGCTTCTATTGCTCAGGTGTACAAAGCTACCCTGCTTGATGGAACAGAAGTGATTCTGAAAATAAAAAAGGCAGATGTACAAACGGTTATAGAGGATGACTTGCTTTTAATAAAAGATCTTGAAAAAATTGTTTCTTCGTATTCTGAAATAGGAGAGAAGCTTAATTTAAAACAGGCAATCTCCACTTTTGAAAAATCTTTGCTCGAAGAAGTTTCGCTGATCAATGAAAAGGATAATATTTTACAATTTGCCCGGAACTTTAAAAATAGTAAAGAAACCTATGTTCCGAAAGTCTATGAAGAATTCTCCAACAATAATGTTCTTTGTATGGAGTTTATTGATGGGATCAAGGTAATAGACAAAGCTCAGCTTTTGGCCCATAATATTGATCCGGTAAAAATTTCTGAAGTAGGATTGAGATTATTTGTTTCGCAGATATTGGACTATGGTTTTTTTCATGCGGATCCACACGCAGGAAATATTTTGGTGAAAAAGGACGGAAAGGTTGTTTTCATAGATTTTGGAGCCGTAGGACAAATTCAGCCTAATGACAAGGAGATTCTTGAAAATCTTATTGTGAGCTTTGTTGCTAAAAACTCACACAAAATAGTCAGATACCTGAAGAAAATGGCTATTAGCTATGAGATTCCGGATGAAAGGAGATTTGAAAATGATGTGAATGACATTCTGAACTTTGTTCACAGTTCTTCATTACAGGAGATCAATGTCCAGGTGATGATCAATAAAATGAAAGATATTCTTAAAGATAACCGACTGCATATGCCGGATTATTTTTATCTGTTATTTAAAGGAATCAGTCTCATAGAAGGAGTAGGAAGGACAATTAATCCTGATCTCGATATTGTAAAAAGTCTTAGCCCGTACACAAAAAAAATATTTGCTAAAAAAATTAGCCCGAAGAATATTTTAAAGACAGGAATGGATAAAATGATGAATTTTACAGATAATGTTGATGAAATTCCCAAGGAACTTCGTTCTGTCTTACAGAAACTGGATGAAAATAAATTTACTATTTCCAGTGAAATTAAAAATATCGACAAGACCAATCAGATTATCAAATCGAGTGCTATTAATATGATATTAGCTTTAATTCTCGGTGCAAATATGATTGCGACAGCCATTGTTTTTGTTTCAGAGGCTCCGCCCCGAATAGGAGAAATGTCGTTAATCGCTGTTTTAGGTTTTATCTTTTCAGTGATATTGGTTGTGATCATTTTGCTTAGAATAACAAGGAAATAA